The DNA region TGTTGAGTTTTAACGTAACGCCTCTTGTTGTCGACTGGTATATGGGCAAAACTGCTAACTGTGGCTTGCTGTTAAAACTGGAAAATGATGTTTCTTCCTGCCTTTTAAGTTTAAATAGTAAAAAGACGCACAACCCGCAACTTCGGCCAAACTTGCAAATATCATTTTTAGATCCTTTGCCACCTGAAAACTTCAGCCATTTGCTAGATTTCGACGCTAACGTCATAACCAGCGATACGATCCAAACGACAGTCGCACTAAGTATTCAACGCTTCAATTACTCTTGTTTTATCATTAACACCGGCGCCAGCAGCGCAACTGTGTCTTTGCAAATTAGCCCTGACGGCGTCTACTGGCTTACCGACGGAGCTGATCGCAACGTCCTCCCTGGCGAAATAATTACCATTGTGCCATCTTTTATCACCAGGTTTGCCCGCCTTGCATACCATTCGGCCACTCCGGGAAAAAGTACTAGCTTAGCCATACGTGTAAGAGGTTGCGCTAATTAGCAAATAGCGCCCCCCAAAAGACAAAATTACAAACCGCAACCATCGTTGAAAAACGACGGTTGCGGTTTGCTTTTAAACATGTATTTCCCGGTAGAACTCACCGGCATGATAGGAGCTGCGCACAAGCGGCCCGGCCGCCACGCTTTTGAAGCCCATCTGCCGGCCGACTTCGGCCCATTTGGCAAACTCC from Thermosinus carboxydivorans Nor1 includes:
- a CDS encoding DUF6385 domain-containing protein, translated to MGEKTFKNPIKNATAVNGRVLRHEPFKGVTLLGHAIREYNTLVQFDIASLPPLITIVRSLFNVYLLRKKCANANIKKTISVYQIISPWRRGSPVLTNNSPIDSVTVYDTDNVLLSFNVTPLVVDWYMGKTANCGLLLKLENDVSSCLLSLNSKKTHNPQLRPNLQISFLDPLPPENFSHLLDFDANVITSDTIQTTVALSIQRFNYSCFIINTGASSATVSLQISPDGVYWLTDGADRNVLPGEIITIVPSFITRFARLAYHSATPGKSTSLAIRVRGCAN